The following proteins are encoded in a genomic region of Planococcus lenghuensis:
- a CDS encoding M4 family metallopeptidase produces MKKKTLVLSLATAVAFSNVLIPPAFAEKPAAEKVTWNAEANAPVFVSGKLTEPSSQPAKAIVFSYLADKQELFKSGTNPSAKFKTVEETIDELGFTHVKLQQIHKGVPVYGAILTAHVDAQGVLTAISGEPVQELGSVGELKSGMAIKKKDASAAALADVIAKIGGSPELAQDIKPELVIYAENGSGRYAYALEVEFLYPEPGNYQYFIDAQTGEVIETYNQLHAAKPGSNEGLTGTSTIGTGRGVLGDTKTFNTLTNSDGSYLADSKRGSGILTYDARNRTRVPGYLWLDADNVFNASYDAAAVDAHAYAAQTYDYYKNVFARDSYDGNGAQLVSTVHYGRSYNNAFWSGSQMVYGDGDGYNFVPLSGALDVIAHELTHAVTDTSADLVYQNESGAINESMSDIFGTLVEHHFNNDPDWLIGEDIYTPTISGDALRSMADPTLNGDPDHYSNRYIGTEDNGGVHWNSGISNKAAYLLANGGTHYNVNVNGIGNQKVGDIFYRTLTVYLTPNATFSQYRAAAVQSATDLYGSGSTEVASVKAAFSAVGVY; encoded by the coding sequence ATGAAAAAGAAGACACTTGTTTTAAGTTTGGCGACAGCTGTCGCATTCTCCAATGTATTGATCCCTCCGGCTTTTGCAGAAAAGCCAGCCGCTGAAAAGGTAACATGGAATGCAGAAGCGAATGCACCTGTATTTGTCTCAGGAAAGCTTACTGAACCATCCAGTCAACCGGCGAAAGCTATTGTGTTCTCGTATTTAGCAGATAAGCAGGAATTGTTTAAGAGCGGTACTAATCCATCTGCAAAATTTAAAACAGTTGAAGAAACAATAGATGAACTGGGTTTTACACACGTGAAATTACAGCAAATACATAAAGGAGTACCGGTTTATGGAGCAATTCTGACAGCTCATGTAGACGCTCAAGGTGTGTTAACCGCAATATCAGGTGAACCAGTGCAGGAACTTGGAAGTGTCGGAGAGCTGAAAAGCGGAATGGCCATAAAGAAAAAGGATGCATCGGCAGCGGCACTGGCGGATGTGATAGCAAAAATCGGCGGGTCCCCAGAACTGGCACAGGATATTAAACCGGAATTGGTGATTTATGCAGAGAATGGCAGCGGTCGTTATGCTTATGCACTGGAAGTAGAGTTCTTGTATCCGGAGCCGGGGAACTATCAATACTTTATTGATGCACAAACAGGTGAAGTGATAGAGACATACAACCAGCTCCATGCAGCAAAACCGGGAAGCAACGAAGGACTGACAGGTACCAGCACTATCGGGACGGGACGCGGAGTACTTGGAGACACGAAAACGTTCAATACATTGACGAACAGCGATGGGTCTTACTTAGCAGACAGCAAACGGGGATCAGGGATTTTGACGTACGATGCACGAAACCGGACACGGGTTCCGGGGTATTTGTGGCTTGATGCAGATAATGTATTCAATGCATCCTATGATGCAGCAGCTGTTGATGCGCATGCATACGCTGCCCAGACGTATGACTACTACAAAAATGTATTTGCGCGCGATAGCTACGACGGTAATGGTGCGCAGCTTGTATCGACGGTCCATTACGGTCGAAGTTATAATAATGCGTTCTGGAGCGGCTCACAGATGGTATATGGCGATGGGGACGGGTATAACTTCGTACCGCTGTCCGGTGCGCTGGATGTCATCGCGCATGAGCTGACTCATGCTGTTACCGATACTTCAGCTGATCTCGTCTATCAAAATGAATCAGGAGCTATCAATGAATCGATGTCTGATATCTTCGGTACCTTGGTTGAGCATCATTTCAACAATGATCCGGACTGGCTCATCGGTGAGGATATTTACACGCCGACTATCAGTGGAGATGCGCTCAGAAGCATGGCGGATCCGACATTAAACGGGGATCCGGATCATTATTCAAACCGGTACATCGGCACCGAGGATAACGGCGGCGTACACTGGAACAGCGGCATCAGCAATAAAGCGGCTTACCTGCTGGCCAACGGAGGTACGCATTATAATGTGAACGTCAATGGCATTGGCAATCAGAAAGTGGGAGACATTTTCTATCGCACGCTCACTGTCTACTTGACACCGAACGCGACATTCAGCCAGTACCGGGCGGCAGCCGTTCAATCTGCCACTGATTTATACGGATCCGGCAGCACTGAAGTGGCAAGCGTAAAAGCAGCATTTTCTGCTGTAGGCGTGTATTAA